In Sparus aurata chromosome 3, fSpaAur1.1, whole genome shotgun sequence, the following are encoded in one genomic region:
- the prrc2a gene encoding protein PRRC2A isoform X4, whose protein sequence is MSERSGQTAKGKEGKTKYASLNLFDTYKGKSLETQKPVVPPRHGLQSLGKVASARRMPPPANLPSLKAENKGNDPNVSLVPKDGTGWASKQEQADPKSTDALSAPQPESQQPVASPTPAPTRPRTPPASEALAPASTQAVGARSWAQASVTHGTQGDGGKGSNQPSPFSREEFPTLQAAGDQDKAGKEQGTADQWYGPGPSLRPQNVTSWRDGGGRALAPTLSGEGAVEGGTGGALVMDGAAGVPPLNSQSHGPPRNPPAGSPALPLPQPPVGPGFPQYRGIMPPFMYPPYLPFPAPYGPQGPYRYPAPGEGPPPRFSRGQGGPDNRPQGGPRDTGGEVVKRPSILKQDDLKELDELDHADDEGWAGAHEEIDYSAKLKFSDDEGEEEGEEERTESNSDSREQQRSQDAPTATSRTRASDSGGDNRHTPPSNADNGPQPPSSKPGWAEEGGSSWGGQGAPSNYQDRPHNQSSPVGPGKPGPTQHQPAAGGPTPPPQPGLLVHGAQGDDEDETWRQRRKQSSTEISAAVERARRRREEEERRMEEERRAACAEKLKRLDEKQQQQQGSNIGGGGSGSKTPSLDGNSTAATAGSPSPSIAASSPNISQPPSPCVDPEEPPILTVQPGTSPGVSDRQRASSNSSYESSADAQPSPQPAVSQPQQPTLEVPLPGEIKEETMGTPHIRAGSGGERGVDPVKIENIGGVAGRQAGGPPGQGYSKYQKSLPPRFQRQQQEQLLKQQQQWQQQQQQQQQHSQASQSQLSPQPQAPQGPSPGSAPQSGPGPKQGGPLYQPSNMVRPPPLPMNFDPRWMMMPYMDPRMMQGRPPPMDYYSTGMHPSGLIGRERSDSGGSGSDPFDRQQQHPGHPHRGTPPMDPKLAWGPEVFPGGGEGRGLASPLRQKQALEDDDGAKGPRSDTPPHRMREGGLGPIQQPSSNSGTSNQTPPPVGTQVGAQGGSHHPHHYMSGRGNYSNFPDQGGRMLPHQQQQRAGERGNQPHGFAHQDEGHPRGSQQGQIWGAPHPHYDRNGRAELPVESNSHLHHHHGHHPQQAHFPLHPHKPENSRDRVVEASAKKTDSSAIHQPSLSSSCSSSSSSSAREDGNVKVAQHHHPSQRESEGGIGHSLVERGNSGSAGGSSHVKQEKTGPAYAPHSSVTASPPPSQHGSHAQPQQQHPHPKSNQRGGREHKTETQWGPRPGSSNTGGGSSHGRRNNAGGGNNSRGGEDSSNTASDHKPSNQTGGSNANKRAGPIKKPVLKEMKRDGGEADGEKTSAGFGKDKEQEGGQPTSMKQEASSTSQNTSAPNKDESAQSAKPRNGGKERSSGGGGGGSGRGPKDVDTTSSGFQGSSSRRDRDRSFERGGSASRHHGVPAKGGRASRGRGGEFFGRGRGFRGTYTATATAGPTGGSRGRMGGRSGRDYRSSVAGGHHHESRGEGGSGRHGQDRSQHNPARARNRSETRSEGSEYEEIPKRRRERGSETGSESGASDLGHSDKDDNQKPNTKNGSDHANTTGSGSISSAPPRGSQARVFTPRGVPSRRGRGGGSGGGNIYRGSGNVGGPPGGHRVGPSSASHSGSSKSSASGRKQQGPPQTSGPKDLGRGGNGGEKKDKMTDASQAQSQGSNPPQPSLPAAAPATHGSTENGGVVTQQASTNPTSNSGGPNAVPLPSNRGFPPSGFERPPRRRRHGRSQHQQDKPPRFRRLKERENAARINGGVGVIGGGRPSSPSLNSVQDSNGAPISAPVTGNVQNANHNTTVTTNNNSGGGHLGNANSHHHHHYNQGNAGQTHPQHHHSHGAKSPDFTNQNSDQANEEWETASESSDFTEFRDREGGGGGKSYSSHHPHHLGRGGGGGGGGGVVEREMTGKEPSANKRSFSSQRPGMERQNRRVNAGGAGGGGGGRGPRGPPGGGGGGPGSGGGNRGEKRGNWPSPKNRK, encoded by the exons ATGTCAGAGCGCTCTGGGCAAACTGCAAAGGGGAAGGAAGGCAAAACCAAGTATGCGTCTCTCAACCTGTTTGATACATACAAAGGAAAGAGCCTTGAAACACAAAAGCCTGTTG TTCCCCCCCGCCATGGCCTACAGTCTCTTGGTAAAGTTGCCTCCGCACGGCGTATGCCACCCCCTGCCAACCTGCCCAGTCTGAAGGCGGAAAACAAAGGCAACGATCCCAACGTCTCGCTCGTTCCCAAAGACGGCACAGGATGGGCAAGCAAGCAGGAACAAGCAGACCCAAAGAG TACCGATGCATTGTCAGCACCGCAGCCGGAATCGCAGCAGCCTGTGGCTTCACCGACACCTGCCCCGACCCGCCCGAGAACCCCGCCAGCTTCAGAG GCTCTGGCCCCAGCTTCAACCCAGGCCGTAGGGGCAAGGTCCTGGGCACAGGCCAGTGTTACACATGGAACACAAGGGGATG GTGGAAAGGGATCAAACCAACCGTCGCCATTCTCTCGCGAGGAATTTCCCACCCTGCAGGCGGCTGGCGACCAGGACAAAGCTGGCAAAGAACAGGGCACTGCAGATCAGTGGTATGGGCCCGGACCAAGCCTCCGCCCCCAGA ACGTTACAAGTTGGCGGGACGGTGGGGGCCGAGCCCTGGCGCCCACCCTGTCTGGGGAGGGGGCAGTGGAGGGTGGCACTGGCGGGGCTCTGGTTATGGATGGGGCAGCTGGGGTCCCCCCTCTGAATTCTCAGTCCCACGGGCCACCTAGGAACCCTCCCGCAGGCAGCCCCGCCTTGCCCCTGCCCCAGCCCCCCGTAGGGCCTGGGTTTCCTCAGTACCGAGGGATCATGCCTCCCTTC ATGTATCCTCCCTACCTGCCATTCCCAGCCCCATATGGCCCCCAGGGGCCCTACAGGTACCCAGCACCTGGGGAAGGACCCCCTCCAAG GTTCTCTCGTGGGCAGGGTGGTCCTGACAACAGGCCTCAGGGCGGCCCACGTGACACAGGTGGAGAGGTGGTGAAGCGACCCTCTATCCTAAAGCAGGATGACCTGAAGGAGCTGGATGAGTTGGACCATGCTGATGATGAGGGCTGGGCAG GGGCTCATGAGGAGATTGATTACTCCGCCAAGTTGAAGTTCAgtgatgatgaaggagaagaagagggggaagaggagagaaCCGAGAGCAACAGTGACTCACG TGAGCAGCAGAGGTCCCAGGATGCTCCCACTGCAACCTCTCGCACTCGAGCCTCGGACAGCGGCGGAGACAACCGCCACACACCTCCATCTAATGCTGACAATGGCCCCCAGCCCCCCTCCAGCAAGCCAGGATGGGCCGAGGAGGGAGGCAGTAGCTGGGGGGGGCAGGGAGCACCATCCAACTACCAG GATCGGCCCCACAACCAGAGCTCCCCTGTAGGCCCTGGGAAACCTGGTCCCACCCAGCATCAGCCAGCAGCAGGAGGTCCTACTCCTCCTCCCCAGCCAGGCCTGCTGGTCCATGGCGCCCAGGGGGATGATGAGGATGAGACTTGGCGTCAGCGcaggaagcagtcctccactgAGATCTCCGCCGCTGTTGAGCGAGCCCGTCGCCGTCGTGAGGAGGAGGAACgtaggatggaggaggagagacgcgCAGCCTGCGCAGAGAAGCTAAAGAGGCTGGATGagaagcaacaacagcagcagggcAGCAACATAGGAGGTGGAGGTAGCGGTAGTAAAACTCCCAGCCTTGATGGAAACTCTACAGCTGCCACTGCAGGCAGCCCTAGTCCATCTATTGCAGCCTCCTCCCCCAACATCAGCCAGCCCCCGTCCCCCTGTGTGGACCCTGAAGAGCCTCCAATACTGACTGTGCAGCCAGGGACAAGTCCTGGAGTGAGTGACCGACAGCGagccagcagcaacagcagctatGAATCCAGTGCAG ATGCCCAGCCAAGTCCCCAGCCAGCTGTGTCACAGCCACAGCAGCCTACACTGGAAGTACCTTTACCAGGAGAAATCAAGGAAGAGACCATGGGCACTCCTCACATTCGTGCTGGAAGTGGAGGTGAAAGAGGAGTTGACCCTGTGAAGATTGAAAATATTGGAGGGGTAGCAGGTCGTCAAGCTGGAGGTCCTCCAGGCCAGGGTTACTCAAAGTACCAGAAGTCTCTTCCACCTCGAtttcagaggcagcagcag GAGCAGCtcttgaagcagcagcagcagtggcagcagcagcagcaacaacaacagcagcacagcCAGGCATCTCAAAGCCAGCTGTCGCCCCAGCCCCAGGCTCCCCAGGGTCCTTCACCAGGTTCAGCACCCCAATCAGGGCCTGGACCCAAGCAAGGTGGACCTCTGTACCAGCCCAGCAATATGGTTCGACCCCCGCCCTTGCCAATGAATTTTGACCCTCGCTGGATGATGATGCCCTACATGGACCCTCGCATGATGCAGGGCCGCCCGCCTCCAATGGACTACTATTCAACTGGCATGCATCCATCAG GGCTTATTGGGCGTGAGCGATCAGATTCTGGAGGATCTGGTTCGGACCCCTTTGACAGGCAGCAACAGCATCCAGGGCATCCTCACCGTGGGACCCCCCCTATGGATCCTAAGCTGGCCTGGGGGCCGGAGGTCTTCCCGGGTGGAGGCGAGGGCCGTGGGTTGGCATCCCCCCTCAGGCAGAAACAGGCTTTGGAGGATGATGATGGCGCCAAAGGACCCAG gAGTGACACTCCTCCACACCGCATGCGAGAGGGTGGATTGGGACCCATTCAGCAACCAAGCTCCAACTCTGGGACTTCCAATCAGACTCCACCTCCAGTTGGCACTCAAGTTGGGGCCCAGGGAGGCAGCCACCACCCTCATCACTACATGAGCGGTCGGGGCAACTACAGTAATTTTCCTGACCAGGGTGGCAGGATGCTTCCccaccaacagcagcagagggCAGGCGAGAGGGGAAACCAGCCACATGGCTTTGCCCACCAGGATGAAGGGCATCCCAGAGGATCTCAGCAGGGCCAGATATGGGGAGCCCCACACCCTCACTATGATCGCAATGGTCGAGCCGAACTCCCAGTTGAGAGCAACTCTCATCTCCACCACCATCACGGCCACCATCCTCAGCAGGCTCATTTCCCTCTCCACCCCCATAAGCCAGAGAACAGCCGTGACAGGGTTGTTGAAGCCTCTGCTAAGAAGACAGACTCTTCTGCAATCCACCagccttctctctcttcttcctgctcttcctcctcctcctcctctgcaagGGAGGACGGCAATGTCAAAGTTGCCCAGCATCACCACCCATcccagagagagagtgaaggtgGTATCGGGCACAGTCTTGTTGAAAGAGGCAACAGTGGCAGCGCCGGCGGTAGCAGCCATGtgaaacaggagaaaacagGGCCAGCATATGCTCCACATTCTTCTGTGACAGCAAGCCCTCCTCCCTCTCAACATGGCAGTCACGCtcagcctcagcagcagcatcccCATCCAAAATCAAACCAAAGAGGGGGACGGGAGCACAAGACAGAGACCCAGTGGGGCCCACGGCCTGGCAGCAGCAACACAGGTGGAGGGTCCTCACATGGTCGGAGGAACAATGCAGGAGGTGGGAACAACTCCCGTGGAGGGGAGGACTCCTCCAACACTGCATCGGACCACAAACCCTCCAACCAGACAGGAGGCAGCAATGCCAACAAGAGAGCTGGCCCCATTAAGAAGCCAGTgctgaaggagatgaagagagatggaggggaagctgatggagaaaaaacaagTGCTGGCTTTGGGAAAGATAAAGAGCAAGAGGGTGGCCAACCCACCTCCATGAAGCAGGAAGCATCCTCCACCTCCCAGAACACATCAGCTCCAAATAAAGATGAGTCAGCACAGTCAGCCAAACCaagaaatggaggaaaagaacgatcctcaggaggaggtggaggagggtcaGGGAGAGGGCCCAAAGACGTAGACACCACTTCTTCAGGATTTCAAGGGTCCTCTTCAAGGCGGGACAGGGACCGCTCCTTTGAGAGAGGGGGCAGCGCCTCCCGTCACCATGGAGTCCCTGCCAAAGGCGGCAGAGCCAGTCGTGGACGAGGGGGAGAGTTCTTTGGGCGTGGCCGTGGTTTCCGTGGTACCTACACGGCCACAGCCACTGCTGGGCCCACTGGTGGCAGTCGGGGCAGAATGGGTGGCAGGAGTGGCAGAGACTACCGCTCATCTGTTGCCGGTGGCCACCACCATGAATCTAGAGGTGAAGGAGGCAGTGGCAGGCATGGTCAGGATCGCTCCCAACATAACCCAGCCAGGGCCAGGAACCGTAGTGAAACCCGCAGTGAAGGTTCAGAATATGAGGAGATCCccaagaggaggagggagaggggttCAGAGACTGGCAGTGAGAGTGGTGCAAGTGACCTTGGTCATTCCGACAAGGATGACAACCAGAAACCCAACACCAAGAATGGCTCTGATCACGCCAACACCACTGGCTCTGGTTCCATATCGTCTGCACCACCCAGAGGATCCCAGGCCAGGGTCTTCACCCCGAGGGGTGTGCCCTCTAGGAGGGGCAGAGGTggtggaagtggaggaggaaacATCTACAGAGGCAGTGGCAATGTTGGAGGACCACCTGGAGGACATCGAGTTGGACCCAGCTCTGCCTCCCACAGTGGTTCCTCCAAGTCATCCGCCTCAGGCCGAAAACAACAAGGCCCGCCACAAACCTCTGGGCCAAAAGACTTGGGCAGGGGCGGAaatggaggagagaagaaagacaagATGACTGATGCAAGTCAAGCCCAAAGTCAGGGGTCAAATCCCCCTCAGCCGTCTTTGCCCGCTGCAGCTCCTGCCACACATGGTTCCACTGAAAATGGAGGAGTTGTGACCCAGCAAGCTTCAACCAACCCTACATCAAACTCTGGAGGGCCAAATGCGGTCCCTCTTCCTTCTAACCGTGGGTTCCCTCCTAGTGGTTTTGAGCGACCACCTAGACGTCGCCGTCATGGGCgttcccagcatcagcaggaTAAGCCCCCCCGCTTCCGGAGGCTGAAGGAGCGAGAGAATGCTGCACGTATCAACGGAGGAGTGGGGGTCATCGGAGGAGGAAGGCCCTCCTCTCCGTCCCTGAATTCAGTTCAGGACAGTAATGGAGCCCCCATCTCTGCTCCTGTGACTGGCAATGTCCAAAATGCTAACCACAACACCACAGTGACAACCAACAATAACAGTGGTGGTGGGCATCTTGGCAATGCAAacagccaccaccatcaccactacAACCAGGGCAATGCTGGGCAGACACACCCCCAGCACCACCACAGCCATGGAGCAAAGTCCCCTGACTTCACCAACCAGAACTCAGACCAGGCCAATGAGGAGTGGGAGACCGCCTCTGAGAGCAGCGACTTCACAGAGTtcagagacagggagggaggaggaggagggaagtcaTATTCTTCTCACCATCCCCACCACCTGGGAAGGGGAGGCGGGGGTggcggaggtggaggtgtggtcGAGCGTGAGATGACAGGAAAAGAGCCCTCAGCTAATAAAAGAAGCTTCTCGAGCCAGCGTCCTGGCATGGAGCGACAGAACCGCAGGGTGAACGCTGGAGGAgccggaggtggagggggaggaagaggccCACGAGGCCCTcctggtggaggtggaggtgggcccGGTAGCGGAGGCGGCAACCGGGGGGAGAAGCGTGGCAACTGGCCCTCCCCGAAAAATAGGAAGTGA